The genomic region TCATCGTGCTGCTGTCGATCGGCGCCGGCATGTGTCTGGTCGCGGGCGTCCTGAGGCTGGAGGTGTGGAATTGAGCTCCCCTTCGAAACGAGTAGTCGTCTTTGACTACGGCTTCGGGAACGTGCGCTCGGCGGAACGTGCCCTCGCGCGCGCGGGTGCCGACGTCGAGATAACGCGTGACTTCGACAAGGCCATGAACGCGGACGGCCTGCTGGTGCCCGGCGTGGGCGCCTTCGCCGCATGCATGAAGGGGCTGAAGGAGGCGCGCGGCGACTGGATCGTCGGCCGTCGTCTCGCCGGTGGCCGTCCGGTCATGGGCATCTGCGTCGGTATGCAGATCCTCTTCGCACGCGGCATCGAGCACGGCGTCGAGACCGAGGGCCTCGACGAGTGGCCCGGCTCGGTCGAGCCGCTGCAGGCCGACATCGTGCCCCACATGGGCTGGAACACCGTCGAATCACCGGCGGGCTCGCAGCTCTTCGCGGGCCTCGAGGCCGACGCGCGCTTCTACTTCGTGCACTCGTACGCCGTGCACGACTGGAACCTGGAAGTCGGCAACCCGGCGATGCGCGCGCCCCTCGTCACCTGGTCGACGCACGGCAAGCCCTTCGTCGCGGCCGTCGAGAACGGCGCTCTGTGGGCCACGCAGTTCCACCCCGAGAAGTCCGGCGACGCCGGAGCGCAGCTGCTCACCAACTGGATCGGAACCCTGTAGACCATGGCCAAGCTCGAACTCCTCCCCGCCGTCGACGTCCGTGCCGGCCAGGCGGTCCGCCTCGTCCACGGCGAGTCCGGTACGGAGACCTCGTACGGCTCTCCTCTGGAGGCGGCCCTCGCCTGGCAGCGGGCGGGTGCCGAGTGGCTGCACCTCGTGGACCTGGACGCCGCGTTCGGCACGGGCGACAACCGTGCGCTGATCGGCGAGGTCACGAAGGCGATGGACATCAAGGTGGAGCTGTCCGGCGGCATCCGTGACGACGCCACGCTCGCCGCGGCCTTGGCCACCGGCTGCACCCGGGTGAACCTCGGCACGGCCGCCCTGGAGACGCCCGAGTGGGTCGCCAAGGTCATCGCCGAGCACGGCGACAAGATCGCGGTCGGTCTCGACGTACGCGGCACGACGCTGCGCGGTCGCGGCTGGACGCGCGACGGCGGCGACCTCTACGAGACGCTGGAGCGGCTCAACAAGGAGGGCTGCGCGCGGTACGTCGTCACGGACATCGCGAAGGACGGCACGCTCCAGGGCCCGAACCTGGAGCTCCTGAAGAACGTGTGCGCGGCGACCGACCGCCCGGTGGTGGCGTCCGGCGGGGTCTCGTCGCTTGACGACCTGCGTGCCATCGCCGAGCTCGTGCCCCTGGGTGTCGAGGGCTCGATCGTCGGGAAGGCCCTGTACGCGAAGGCGTTCACCCTGGAAGAGGCCCTGGAGGCGGTGGCCAAGTGAGTGACCTGCGACGCGTCACGACCGGAGCTCCCTGGGAGGATGCCTTCGGGTACTCCCGCGCGGTGGAGCTGCCGAACGGCCTGGTGCTGGTCTCTGGCTGCACGTCGATAGTGGACGGCGAGATCGCGGGAGGCGGCCCGTACGAGCAGGCGATCAACGCGTTCAACGTCGCGCTGGCGGCACTGAAGCAGCTGGACCTCGGCCGCGAGGACGTCGTACGGACGCGCATGTACCTCACCCATGCCCGCGATGTGGAGGACGTCGGACGCGCTCACAAGGAGCTGTTCGACTCCGTCCGGCCCGCGGCATCCATGATCATCGTCTCCGGTTTCGTGGACCCCAGCCTGGTGGTCGAGGTCGAGGTGGAGGCGTACCGAGAGGCACCCGAGTCATGACCCTGGCCGTACGAGTCATCCCCTGCCTGGACGTCGACAACGGCCGGGTCGTCAAGGGCGTCAACTTCCAGAACCTGCGCGACGCGGGCGACCCCGTCGAGATGGCCAAGGTGTACGACGCCGAGGGCGCCGACGAGTTGACGTTCCTGGACATCACGGCGTCCTCCGGCAACCGCGAGACCACGTACGACGTGGTGCGCCGCACCGCCGAGCAGGTCTTCATCCCGCTGACGGTGGGAGGCGGCGTCCGCACGGCCGAGGACGTCGACAAACTGCTGCGCGCGGGCGCGGACAAGGTCGGCGTCAACACGGCCGCGATCGCCCGCCCCGACCTGATCCGCGAGATCGCGGAGCGGTTCGGACGGCAGGTGCTGGTGTTGTCGGTGGACGCGCGGCGGACTCCCGAGGGCACCTTCGAGGTCACGACCCACGGCGGCCGCAAGGGCACCGGCATCGACGCGGTCGAGTGGGCGCACCGGGCGGCCGAGCTGGGCGCGGGCGAGATCCTGCTCAACTCGATGGACGCCGACGGCACGAAGGACGGCTACGACATCGAGATGATCGAGGCCGTACGAAAGCACGTCACGGTGCCGGTCATCGCCTCCGGCGGCGCGGGCCGACTGGCCGACTTCCCCCCGGCCGTCGCCGCGGGCGCGGACGCCGTACTGGCCGCGTCGGTCTTCCACTTCGGCGACCTGCGGATCGGAGAGGTGAAGCAGGCGTTGCGGGAGGCGGGGCATCCCGTGCGCTAGTTCGATGCCTCGCCTTTGGTGGTGAACGCGGTAGTTGTCATGGTTCCAGTGTGTTTACGCTGCTTGTATGCCTGGAATCACGATCGATTTCACTGAGGAAGAACTGGCCGAGCTGCGCGCCGAGGCCAAGGAGCAGGGCGTCTCGATCAAGCGGCTGGCGCACGACATCCTGACCGAGGGTGTCGTGCGCAGACGGCAGAGGCAGCGGTTCGTGGAGGGCGCCTCGAAGAAGGCTCGGGGGATCATGGCGGACTTCGACGAGCGCTTCCCGGAGGGACTGCGGTGACCCTTTACGTCGACACCGACTGGGTCCTCAGTATCCAGGTCAACGTCTCGCCGCAGAACACTCCCATCCGGGACTGGGGCGCACTGTCCGTCATGGTGGAGCGCCACAGGTACGAGCGCATCGCGGGCGAGCCCTACTACGAGGAGATCGCCTCGCGGGCGGCGACCTTCCTGCATACCGCCCTGAGACTGCGGCCGTTCAGCGACTACAACGCCTCGATCGGTGTGGCGTGCGCCTGGGAGTACATGGAGCAGTCCGGGATGCCGTTCGAGCTGCCGTACGGAGAGGTCGCGAAACTCATCGCCGACATCCGCAGCGACGAGGCCGGGATGACGGAAACCGCCCTGCTGCTGCGCACCTGGGCCGAGTGACACCGGTCTCGATCGACCGACACTGACCTCGGTCCACGGGTGCACGGGAAAAGTTGCGCAATTTATATTGCGCAACTTTTCTTTCGTATCTACGGTGGTGTCATGAGTGGCACGGAGAACCTCCCGATCACGGATCTGGGCACCCTCAAGGCCCTGGCCCACCCCCTGCGGATGCAGTTGTACCGAGGGCTGTGCGTGGCCCGGACCGCCACTGCCTCCCAGCTTGCCGAGCAGGTCGACGAAGCGGTCTCACTGGTCAGCTACCACCTGCGCAAGCTGGCCGAGCACGGGCTGATCGAGGCGGCCGAGCCGCAGAGCGGCGACGCCCGCGAGCGCTGGTGGCAGCCCTCGTCGCAGGGCGTGAGCATCAGGGACAAGGACTTCCGGGACGCACCCGAGAGGGCGTCCGCGCATTTGGCCGCCACCAGGCTCTTCCACGAGCAGCGGGCCGACATGTACCGCCGCTACCTCGACGAACGCCCCACATGGGGCTCCGAGTGGAACTCCGCCGCACCGGACAACGAGTCGCTGCTGCGGCTGACCTCGGCCGAACTGGCCGAACTCGGCGAGGAGTTGCTCGCCCTAGCCAGGAAGTACGACGAGAAGGGCCGCGCCGCCGAGGCGGCCGGCGCGACCGAGGGGCGCGAGAACGTCGCGCTGCATGTGTACGGATTCCCGTTCCGCACCTGAGAGTTCGCGGCCCGCACCGCAGCCTCCGCAGCCTTGAGAGGGCACACGCGTATGTCCACCGCGCTCATACCCCCTGCCCCGGCCCCCGCCTCCGGCCGACCGGCCCACCGTGACCCCAACGTCCTGCGCTGGCTCGGTGCCTACACCGCGTCCATGGTCGGCGACAACGTCTACTACCTCGCGCTGACCTGGGCCGCCGTGCAGGCGGGTACGCCCGCGCAGGCCGGGCTCGTGGCGGCCGTGAGTGCGGTGCCGCGCGCCCTGCTGATGCTCGGCGGGGGAGTGCTGGCCGACCGGTTCGGGCCCAGGCGAGTCGTCATCGGCAGTGACGCCGTGCGGTGCGCGGCCGTGCTCGCCGTGGCCGCGCTGCTCTTCGCCACCACCCCCGGGCTGTGGCCGCTGGCCCTGCTCGCCCTGGTCTTCGGCACCGTCGACGCCGTCTTCCTGCCCGCGGTGGGCGCCCTGCCGGCCCGCATCACCGGCCGCGGCCAGCTCACCCGCGTCCAGGGCATGCGCGGCCTCGCCATCCGCTTCGCCAACGTCGTGGGCGCGCCGCTCGGCGGTCTGGGCATCGCGCTGGGCGGGCCGGCCGCGGCCTTCGGACTGGCCGGGCTGCTGATCGCCGTGTCGGTGCCCCTGCTGGTCTCCCTACGGGTCGCCGACCTTCCCGGGGACGACAGGACCGCCGAGCGTCCCACTGCCTGGAGCGACCTCCGCAACGGACTGCGCTACATCCGCGGCCACCGCGTCCTCGCCCCGCTGATCGTAGCCATCGCCCTCGGGGACCTCGGCTTCGTCGGCCCGCTCAACGTGGGGCTGACCCTGCTCGCCGACGAGCGCGGCTGGGGCGCCTCCGGGGTGGGCTGGGTGCTCGCCGGGTTCGGCGTGGGCGCGGGCGCCGCCGCGCTGCTGCTCGCCGTACGCGGGAGCCTTCCGCACGCCGGACGCGTCATGGCGGTGACGATCCTGACGGGCTCGGTCGCGGTCGGCGCCCTGGCCTACGTGCCGAACGTCGTCGCGGCGGCGGGCGTCGCCGTCCTCATCGGCCTGCTCACGGGCCTCAGCGGCGCCCTGTGCGGCGCACTGCTGCAGACCCGGACCGACCCCGCCTACCTGGGCAGGGTCAGCTCCGTGGCCGGCTTCGTCAACCTCGGCCTCGCCCCGCTCAGCATGCCGCTGTCCGCCGCCGCGATCGGCGCGTGGGGCACGGGCCCGGTCTTCGTCGTCAGCGCGGCCGTGTGCGGCCTCGGCGGGGTGCTCGGGCTGTGCGTACGAGACCTCCGCCGGGCCGAACTTCCGAGGTAGCCGGACTCCTGAGGCGGCTGTTCAGATGCCCAGCTGCTTCGCCTCGTGCAGCTTCGCGATCGCGTCCTTGTCGCCCTCCAGTTCCACGTCCGCGGCGTTCTGGCGGCCGTGGACGAACATGACGAGTTCGGAGGGTTCGCCCGTGACCGTGACGACCGGTGTGCCCCGGTGGGCGACCGCCGTCTGGCCGTTCGGGCGGCGGAGCACCAGGCCGGTGGGGGCGCCGCGGCCCATGAGGCGGGCCCCGCGCTCCAGACGGGACCACAGGGCGTCCTGGAAGACGGAGTCGAGCTCGCGGGGAGTCCAGTCGGGCTGGGCGCGGCGTACGTCCTCGGTGTGGACGTAGAACTCGATCGCGTTCGACGCCTCGTCGATCTGCTTGAGGGAGAAGGGCGAGAAGCGCGGCGGACCCGTACGGATCAGCTGGATCAGCTCCTCGTACGGCTTCTCGGTGAACTCCGTCATCACCCGTTCGAGGCGTGGCGCGAGTTGCTTGATCAGGATGCCGCCGGCGGCATCCGGGCGGCGCTCGCGCACCACCACGTGCGCGGCGAGATCACGGGTGTTCCAGCCCTCGCACAGAGTGGGGGCGTCCGGGCCCTCCGTCTCCAGCAGGTCGGCGAGGAGAAGTCGTTC from Streptomyces sp. NBC_00878 harbors:
- the hisH gene encoding imidazole glycerol phosphate synthase subunit HisH, translated to MELSSPSKRVVVFDYGFGNVRSAERALARAGADVEITRDFDKAMNADGLLVPGVGAFAACMKGLKEARGDWIVGRRLAGGRPVMGICVGMQILFARGIEHGVETEGLDEWPGSVEPLQADIVPHMGWNTVESPAGSQLFAGLEADARFYFVHSYAVHDWNLEVGNPAMRAPLVTWSTHGKPFVAAVENGALWATQFHPEKSGDAGAQLLTNWIGTL
- the priA gene encoding bifunctional 1-(5-phosphoribosyl)-5-((5-phosphoribosylamino)methylideneamino)imidazole-4-carboxamide isomerase/phosphoribosylanthranilate isomerase PriA, translating into MAKLELLPAVDVRAGQAVRLVHGESGTETSYGSPLEAALAWQRAGAEWLHLVDLDAAFGTGDNRALIGEVTKAMDIKVELSGGIRDDATLAAALATGCTRVNLGTAALETPEWVAKVIAEHGDKIAVGLDVRGTTLRGRGWTRDGGDLYETLERLNKEGCARYVVTDIAKDGTLQGPNLELLKNVCAATDRPVVASGGVSSLDDLRAIAELVPLGVEGSIVGKALYAKAFTLEEALEAVAK
- a CDS encoding RidA family protein; the encoded protein is MSDLRRVTTGAPWEDAFGYSRAVELPNGLVLVSGCTSIVDGEIAGGGPYEQAINAFNVALAALKQLDLGREDVVRTRMYLTHARDVEDVGRAHKELFDSVRPAASMIIVSGFVDPSLVVEVEVEAYREAPES
- the hisF gene encoding imidazole glycerol phosphate synthase subunit HisF, translating into MTLAVRVIPCLDVDNGRVVKGVNFQNLRDAGDPVEMAKVYDAEGADELTFLDITASSGNRETTYDVVRRTAEQVFIPLTVGGGVRTAEDVDKLLRAGADKVGVNTAAIARPDLIREIAERFGRQVLVLSVDARRTPEGTFEVTTHGGRKGTGIDAVEWAHRAAELGAGEILLNSMDADGTKDGYDIEMIEAVRKHVTVPVIASGGAGRLADFPPAVAAGADAVLAASVFHFGDLRIGEVKQALREAGHPVR
- a CDS encoding transcriptional regulator; protein product: MSGTENLPITDLGTLKALAHPLRMQLYRGLCVARTATASQLAEQVDEAVSLVSYHLRKLAEHGLIEAAEPQSGDARERWWQPSSQGVSIRDKDFRDAPERASAHLAATRLFHEQRADMYRRYLDERPTWGSEWNSAAPDNESLLRLTSAELAELGEELLALARKYDEKGRAAEAAGATEGRENVALHVYGFPFRT
- a CDS encoding MFS transporter, which produces MSTALIPPAPAPASGRPAHRDPNVLRWLGAYTASMVGDNVYYLALTWAAVQAGTPAQAGLVAAVSAVPRALLMLGGGVLADRFGPRRVVIGSDAVRCAAVLAVAALLFATTPGLWPLALLALVFGTVDAVFLPAVGALPARITGRGQLTRVQGMRGLAIRFANVVGAPLGGLGIALGGPAAAFGLAGLLIAVSVPLLVSLRVADLPGDDRTAERPTAWSDLRNGLRYIRGHRVLAPLIVAIALGDLGFVGPLNVGLTLLADERGWGASGVGWVLAGFGVGAGAAALLLAVRGSLPHAGRVMAVTILTGSVAVGALAYVPNVVAAAGVAVLIGLLTGLSGALCGALLQTRTDPAYLGRVSSVAGFVNLGLAPLSMPLSAAAIGAWGTGPVFVVSAAVCGLGGVLGLCVRDLRRAELPR
- a CDS encoding TIGR03085 family metal-binding protein, translating into MSTHAKRERLLLADLLETEGPDAPTLCEGWNTRDLAAHVVVRERRPDAAGGILIKQLAPRLERVMTEFTEKPYEELIQLIRTGPPRFSPFSLKQIDEASNAIEFYVHTEDVRRAQPDWTPRELDSVFQDALWSRLERGARLMGRGAPTGLVLRRPNGQTAVAHRGTPVVTVTGEPSELVMFVHGRQNAADVELEGDKDAIAKLHEAKQLGI